Proteins encoded by one window of Metamycoplasma subdolum:
- the thiI gene encoding tRNA uracil 4-sulfurtransferase ThiI codes for MYTKILIRYGELTLKGENKKDFIKTLKDNLLLYIKKDELKVEFDRAFATYSNQNLESLKFIFGISSYSPAIEVETDLEIIKQELVKFAKTKSFNSFAIASRRHDKKFDLTSNELNKVLGEQILKNFKNKSVNLTSPDIKFYIEVRDARTFIFSDYIQGLGGMPVNTAGKVLHLISGGIDSPVAANLLQKRGLKVYFINFITPPQTDKKTVEKVDQIIENLTHYQGNSLLFQINYSKVMNYLSLVSNQKYKITLMRRSFYRIAQNIAKKYEIKALSNGENLAQVASQTLESIHTISQVVDLPIFRPLLTYDKLEIIEKAKAINTFNISLIKACETCELFAPKSPVTRPNIEEALRLEKELDKLSELEDEAINLVEIKKFSLKND; via the coding sequence ATGTATACAAAAATTCTAATAAGATATGGTGAGTTAACTTTAAAAGGTGAAAATAAAAAAGATTTTATTAAAACCCTAAAAGATAACTTACTTTTATATATTAAAAAAGACGAACTCAAAGTTGAATTTGATAGAGCATTTGCAACTTATTCAAACCAAAATTTGGAAAGTCTAAAATTCATTTTTGGAATAAGTTCTTACTCACCAGCTATAGAGGTTGAAACGGATCTTGAAATAATCAAACAAGAATTAGTGAAATTTGCAAAAACGAAGAGTTTTAATTCTTTTGCAATAGCAAGCAGAAGACATGATAAAAAATTTGATTTAACTAGCAATGAACTTAACAAAGTTTTAGGCGAACAAATACTTAAAAATTTTAAAAATAAATCAGTCAATTTAACTAGTCCCGACATCAAATTTTATATTGAAGTAAGAGATGCTAGAACCTTTATTTTTAGTGATTATATTCAAGGCCTTGGTGGCATGCCGGTTAATACCGCAGGCAAAGTTTTACATTTAATTAGCGGCGGGATTGATTCACCTGTAGCAGCAAATTTATTACAAAAAAGAGGGTTGAAAGTATATTTTATTAACTTTATTACCCCACCACAAACTGATAAAAAAACAGTAGAAAAAGTTGATCAAATTATTGAAAATTTAACTCATTATCAAGGTAATTCATTACTATTTCAAATTAATTATTCAAAAGTTATGAACTATCTTTCTCTTGTTTCAAATCAAAAATATAAGATAACTTTAATGAGAAGAAGTTTTTACAGAATTGCTCAAAATATTGCCAAAAAATATGAAATCAAAGCACTTTCAAATGGCGAAAATTTAGCTCAAGTTGCCAGTCAAACTTTAGAATCAATTCACACTATTTCTCAAGTAGTAGATTTACCAATTTTTCGTCCACTTTTAACATATGATAAGCTTGAAATAATTGAAAAAGCAAAAGCGATAAATACTTTTAATATTTCATTAATAAAAGCATGTGAAACCTGTGAACTTTTCGCCCCTAAATCGCCAGTTACTAGACCAAACATTGAAGAAGCATTAAGGCTTGAAAAAGAACTTGATAAATTAAGTGAACTTGAAGATGAAGCAATAAATCTTGTTGAAATCAAAAAGTTTTCACTAAAAAATGATTAA